DNA sequence from the Bacteroidota bacterium genome:
TGCTTCAAATGGGACAATATTAGTTGAGAAAATATTCCATCCTATCGGAAGCGGAATTTCCTGACTATAACTTGCTGTAAGGCTTTCTATACCTGAAATTCCATTTGCAACAAATTCTCCCTGATTCATAAAACCTGTCATATAAGTTGCTATGGCCGGATATTCAATATTATCGGTAGCACTCCAAACTTTCCATTTAAAGGTTTCTCCAATAGTAAAACCATCTTTTATAGCTGTTTGAGTGTCATTACCCCAAGCTGTGATAGCATTATTTATTCCTTCGTAAATCTGATAACCACCACAAGCCAATTCTCCATTGTCATCGGTGTAGAAAACTCCTAGATAATCTCCCACTTGAACAGGATTTCCATTTAATGTAATATTAGCTGATGCCGGAACTAAAATTGAATGGTTGATGCCTGTGAGTATAAAATTCCAACCAGGTTCAGGAGTTGCTAATGTGTCAAAAACCTCAATAAAATTTGATTTCAGAATTGTATCAGAGTTAAAAAAGCTTGAGGCAATTAAAGTAACATCATAAATCCCAGGAGTTTGATATACATGAACCGGATTTTGATTGCTTGAAGTATTACCATCGCCAAAATCCCAAAGCCAATTAGTTGGATTGCCTGTGGACAAATCGGTAAAACTTACAAGTAATGGTACATCTCCTAAAGTTATACTTGCATCAAAATCGGACAATAATGTTGATGTCGAATATGGAATTGCAAAAGCTGTATGGCTACTACTGTTTTGAAAATTGCCTACTAAAGTTGTGTTTCCTGTCGTTTTATCGACTAATCTTAACTGTGCACCTAAATTACTATTGTTATATGCTGCCATATACAATTCGCCGGAATTATGGTCAAACTCCATATCCTGTGCATAATTGGCATCAAAACCAACATGTCCAATTGTTGTTGAAATTCCTGTCTGTGGATCAATGTTGTATAAAGTATCATTTAAATCAAGACTGTATAAATCCCCGTTTAAATCACAGGCAAGGTTGATAAAACCACCAGCATTTCCAGTTCCAATAAAGCTCGATTGTGCGGTTTGAATATCAATGCTATATAACAAGCCATCAAATGATAAAGCAAAAAGTGTATTTGTAGAATAATCATAAGAAATACCAGATATATTTGCCACTGTATAACCAATTGTATCAACAATTTCAGTGAATGGTTCAACTCTGATAAGCTCAGCAGAATTATATGTTATACCGTACCATGAGTTATTTATCCAGGTACCGGAAGCAATAAAGTCATTTCCACTATAAGTGCCAAAAAAGTACTCAATTTCCGGGTTGTCCAAGTCGAATAATGAATATTTGAGATTACTATAAACCTGTGCAAATGCAGGCCGTCCTATATGATTTACCTGAACAACTTTATCCAGAACATTATTCGACTGGCTATTATCATTAGTCAAATCAATTTCAACAGAAAGATTATAAGTATTGGCACTTGATATATCAATTAATTGAGAAAATGTAAAGTTTTGAGTATTAAAAGGCAATAGATTAATATACACATTTTCTGTAATTTGTACCCCACCTACTTGATATTTCAAATCTACATACTCTTGAATTGCATTAGTACCAAAATTTTTAATTGTGATTTCAACTTCTTGGGAAGCACTAAGTAAAACATCTGCATAGATTGAGGCAGGGCTTATGATATCGGCTACTCCGAGGTCCCTCTGAAGAGGGTCTATTACCGAGAAATTATCTATTGCAAAATCATTTTGCCAAAAATCAATAGCAGAACTAACAATTCCTGAAATTTTGAAATTGATAATACCTGTAAATGAAGAGAGATTAATAACTGCATTATACCAGGTGTTACCCTGATTCCCAATTTGCGTCCATAGGGGAGTGTATGTTGATCCACCATTTGTCGAAATCTCTAATATAATTCTTCCGTCAGGATCTATTCCTGCACCGTACATATGATACCAAAAATCTAAATGAGGATTTTGTGCACCCGCCAAATTGATATTTGGAGAATAAATTATTGCTGTATCTCCATTTGTAACCGGCGATGAGCTTTCGGTATAAATATAATACAAGCCTTCAATTGCTCCCGTTGGGCCTGTTTGAGATGAATATGTTGAGCCGCTGTTAGCGTTCCAGTCGAAATTATCATTTGTTTCCTGCAACCAACATGCATCAATCATACCTCCATCTTCAAAGCCTTCATAGTATGGAACAGAATAGGCTTGCGGACAAACTGTTATAAAATTTGTTTTTATTATGGTATCAGAAATCAGCTGATTTGATACAATTAAAGTTACATCATAAGTTCCGTTCAATATATAAATATGTGATGGATTCTGGTCTGTTGATATGGATCCATCGCCAAAATCCCAATACCAACTATCCGGCGACCCTATTGATAAATCAGTAAAATTTGCAACTAAAGGAACAATCCCGGATGTGTTATTTGCTTCAAAATCAGCAATTAAGTCATATACGCCAAAGTTATCGTTCAAGGTGGTATCTCCATTGATAAATACTTCTCTATTTGGATTGCCTGCCCATTCGCCACTGTTCCAACCGGAGTTGATAAAATATTTATACGAAATAGTCTGGGCAGAATCAAGATTTAAAGTTAATGAATAAATACCACTTCCAACATGCGATAAAATTAGAGAAGGATCATTGCCTGGTTCTGCCCAATTTGAAATCGGAGAAAGATCACCAGCAATGTATAATGTATCATAGTATGGGTTGAAAACTAACTGATTATTCATATCAACATTAAAACTAACTGAAACTACATTTGGAGCCTGGCCAGTTGAATTTTCCGATTGCAGAACTTCCATTGTAACAATATCCTGAACAAAAACAATAACTGATAAATCTGTCATATCTTCGATGTTGGTATTGCTCATATCAAAAACATGAGAATAGGTATAAGGTACTCCAGCATATAAATTGACACCAAGTCCATTTCCAGTATTTAACATTGCATGACAAACATTATAAAATTCAGTTTCCCCATTTGAACCAACATTTCCTGTTGTTGTGTTTTCAACTACTGCTATATGAAGTTTACTGGTTCCGATAACATCAGCCATTGAATTTATATCAATGCCCACTGAAACCAGATTCCCTGAAATTGAATAATTTGATGCAATCTGCATTACTGATAGCTGACTGGAAAAATAATTAAATAATAAATCTGTAAAAGTAGCTGTGTGCATACTTGTGTCTCCATTTGCATGCATATGAGGGATTCCGTTTACGCCATAAAAAATCCTTCTATTATCCCCAGCCAAAATATAGTATGGATCTCCATATCCGGGCCAATTCATTTGATATTTAATCATAGTATATTGGTTTGGATAAGTACTTATAATATTATCTACTATATTATTCGCATCCAGACAAAAAACATTGGATGAGCTGGTAAATACTTCATAAAGTGGCTTTTTGGGGAAAAATTGAAGCCCACTTTTAATGTTGTTATTAGAATTAACATTTTCAAGATCCAATAATGCTGATACATTTCTTTCCTCTGAATAACCTCCATCAGAATGGAATATTTGGGCAGGATATTGACTATTTGATTTATTACAATCACTAAAATTTTCAAAATAAATTGAATTAGTGGCAGTATTTACTCCAAATAAATTATTTGTAATCGTTTTGTTTAAGTTTTTAGTTTCAATAGTATTGGAACATTCTTGGACTTGTGCAAATGTGAATACCGAAATGGTAATCATTGCTAATACAAAGGCAATTTTTCTCATAATAAAAATTAAAAGTTTAAAAATTCAATACTGTGGTAAAAATAATTAAAAATACCATTATTCAACAAATATTTACATTATATTTTTGTTGATTGAATTATGAGAATAAGCTTGCATTGGTACATATGCGACATGCATGAAATCACACTTAGTGGCTATAAGAAAACGACCATATCTGCGTTACTCTTGTGCATAATCAGTTATTTACAAAAGCAAACTCTTGATTATAAACACTTCAAAAGCCTTATTCTTGCCGCTCTCATAAAAGCCACTTCAAAAATAATGAGTTTTCTCAGGAACACTATTTATCAATAATCAAATAAACAATTATAGGTAATTTTACTTATATATTTTTTCTAAAAATTAGGGATTTTTACTTATTAACATAAACTCTGTAATAGCGTATCTTTAAACAGTGTTTTTTTGTTAATTAAAATTTTGTGTTATGAAAACGAATAGTTTATTTTTAGTATTAAGTTTTAGTTTGATTCTTCTGTTTACGGCAAACGAAATGTCTGCCCAGATTTATTCTACTTCTAATGGAGGAAACTGGCACAATCCTCAAACATGGATAGGTGGCACGATTCCGGACGGATCAAATAGTGTTGTAATTACAAGCGTTGTGTCGGTCGATAATACTGCCTTTTGCAATAATTTGACAGTTCAGCCCAATGGGACTTTACAAAATACCGGCGGAAGCCATACAATTAATGTATATGGCCATGCTTCAAATTCCGGTATTATTCAAAATTATGTTAATTCGCTAATAATGTATGTTCATGGAAATATTACAAACAGCGGAGTTTGGTCAATTCATAATACTTGCTTGTCCGGTAGTGCTGATCAAACTGTTGGAACCTATGGCGGACATATTTTTACAGGGGCAAATTTCACCGACAATGAGGTGTCGAGTCAGGTTATTGCTGACACTGATCTTGTTTTCGATGGAACTCATATTGACCTGAATTTTAGCAATTTAATTCTTCCTGCCGGTTACAGAATTTCTGTTTCGGGCAGTGGTGTAGCCTTTCGGGATGCCAATATCTATGGCGATAATAGTATTCTGGAAATGTCGGCAGGCACAAAAATCTATTTCATAAATGGCTATAATTTGATTATGCAGGGTACAATTTCGATTGATGATAATAATTCACATTTTCATAATTATTTAATCAATCAAGGGACAATACAGAATATTGGTGGAAGTCATTCATTATCAATAAATGGCGATTTCACAAATAATGGAATCGTACTTAATAATGTTTCGTTTCTGACATTATATATTAACGGAGATATAGTGAATAACGGTACTTGGTCAAATCATTCTACAATATTAAACGGAACAAGTGATCAGGAACTTAGCTGTCTTGGTACTAACTATTTCTCAGGATCGAATTTTTTAGATTATGAAATTTCAAGCCAAATTATAGGGCTTAGTGATTTAACTTTCGTTGGTACAAATATAGACCTTGATATTTCTACATTAGTTTTAAATTCAGGTTCAACACTATCGGTTACCGGAAGTGGCATTACTTTTCGCGATGCAATCGTTATTGGAAACAACAGTGTTCTGGAAATGTCTTCAGGTAGTCAAATTCAGAATATAGAAATTAGTGATATCACTCTTCAGGGTATATTATCAATTGGCGATAACGACAGTCATTTTTATGGCACAACAATTTCAAATGCCACTATCCAAAATACTGGTGGTAGTCATTCGTTGGCAATACATGGCGATTTTACTAATAATGGCACAATTTTGAATGCTGTGTCATTTCTTACAATTTACATTGCAGGCGATATTGTAAATAACGGTGGCTGGTCGAATCATTCTACTGTTTTGAACGGCACTTCAACTCAGAATCTAACATTTTCACAGGGTATAGTTTATACTGGCGCAAATGTTTCAGTAAATAATTTGCATACCATAAATGCACTTAGCGACATTAATTTTAGTGGTACAAATTTAGATTTCAACTATAATACTCTTAATCTGCCGGCAAATTCAAGATTTACTACAACAGGTGATAATTTGTTCATGAGAGACATAACTATAGAAGGTAATTACAGCGAATTATTGATGCGTGGAAATCACTTTCAGAATGCGACAATAAATAATATTGTTATGCGAGGCTTGGCCAGAGTAGGAGATAGTAATAGTTCCTTAAACGGGAAAACTGTTTTATTAGATACTCTCGACAATCATTCAAGCTCTCATACACTGTATATTAACGGTGATTTCGAAAATTATGGAACAATCAAAAACTCAGTAAATTATCTAACAATTCACCTCAATGGCGATATTGTGAATCATGGGTTTTGGGATAATTATGAAACCAGGCTCACCGGCCAATACTGGCAAGAAATAAATTTTGGACCGGGGATTGTTTTCACAGGGAATAATTTCATTAACAATAATTCTTCTAACGATATTAATGTAACAAGCGATATAGCTTTTAACAATACAAATATCGATTTCAATTATGCCAATGTTACTTTACCGCAAAATGCCAATATTTCCATTGAAGGAAATGTTTATTTCCGAGATGGTAATTTGTATGCAAACGGTGCAGAACTATATATGACAAATGGTGCCCAGCTTGCAAATTGGAATATATACAACATCATTATATCGGGGGTTATTCAAATCGGCGACAGTAATATAGATTTTTACACAAATGCTGTAAATAACGGTACAATTCAAAATGTTGGTTCATCGCATAGTGTAAATTTTCACGGAAGTTTTACCAATAACGGTAATATTTTGAACAGTGTTAATTTTCTTTCCTTATTTTTTCAAGACGATTTGATAAACGGAGGCTCCATTGAATGTCATGAAGTCAGAATTAGTGGGTACAATGACCAGCATATCAGGCTGATTGAAGATGCAACTATAAATTCGAATGTAAATATTTACAGCAACATTGCAGGATACAATTATCAATGGTATGTAAACGGGGGCGTAATTCCCGGGGCAAGCAGCGGAACTTTAAATATTAATCCTTTAAGTTCATACAATTACGGTACATTATTTTGCACTACATCTACTGAGGTTTCGCGTACCATAACCATACAAAAAGCTATGCAGGCAGATTTCATTGCCAATCCTGCTTCTGGCAGTGCTCCTCTCACAGTGAATTTTACCGATAATTCTATTTCAAATTTTCTAATCACGTCATGGTATTGGGAATTTGGAGATGGTAGTTTCTCTACATCACAAAATCCGACTCATATATACACTTCGCCAGGTTACTACACAGTTATTTTGACTATTAGCGATTCATATGTTCAGAATACTGAAATAAAAGACAAATTTATATATGTATGTACAACTCCAAATGTCGATTTCATCTTTTCAGATATATGTTTTCAAGACTCAACAATATTTACTGATTTATCAACTTCTGTAAACCATTTCGACTCAAATATTGTTCAATATGCAAGTTCTGTGATAGATTTTAGCACCGAATGGGATCCAATTATTTGTGGTTCTCAGCAAATTCTCGGACAAGCTGATGTATATCCGGTTTATGGCGATCATGAGGAAGCCTGGACTAATTCTACCCCAAACGGACAGCGAGAATTTATTGAACTTGGATTTGCTCAGGCAATGCCAATCAATGCAGTTTGGATATATGAAACTCTCTATCCCGGAACTGTTGATACTGTATATGTGAAAAATCCAAATTCCGGATTATGGGAGATTGTATGGTCAGGAACTGCAAGTATGCAGGCACAGGAAGCAAGAATTTTTGAAGTAGAATTTCCTGTTACAGCTTTTGATGTGTCTGAAATAAGAATTGCTACCAATCCGTTTGTAACTCCTTATTGGAGCGAAATTGATGCAGTTGCAATTGTAAGTCTTGTAGGGCAATTTCCTTACGAAACAGTTAGCTACGAGTGGGATATAGAAAACGACGGAATAGTTCATTATACCAATGCCGGTGATATTAAACATCTCTTTGCAACCGAAGGCTGGCATCAGGTAAGTTTAACTGTTACCAACGATGGGCTTTGCGAAGATGAAATTGTAAAAGATGTTTATATTTCCAATCCTGTTGTGGAGCTTGGCCCTGATACAACTGTTTGTGCCGGCGAAACTGTGATTTTAGATGCAGGCTCCGGTTTCGAATCATATTTTTGGAGCACAGGTGAAACAACTCAATCTATTTCTGTAACTCCCTTTATTTCAACAAATAAAATGGTAGAAGTAACTGATAGTTATGGCTGCATAGCTTTCGATTACAGGGTAATTTACGTAAATCAACTTCCTTCTGTTAGCTTTAGCGGACTCGCTGCAAATTATTGCGAAGACCATCAGGCAGTTACACTTATTGGAAATCCTGCCGGCGGAGTTTTCAGCGGAAGCGGAATTTTGGGGAACAATTTTAATCCAAGTCTTGCCAGTGTTGGAATTCACGATATTAGCTATAGCTACACAAATTTGAACGGCTGCAAAAATTCCGAAATTCAGACTACAGAAGTTTTTGCACTACCTATAATATTTATCGGGAACGATACGAATATTTCTACAATAGAAACCATGTTGTTTGATGCAGGTGCAAATTTTGATGAATATTTATGGAGCGATGGTTCTACTACTCAAACAATCATTATTGATGGTTCTATTCTTGGAGCTGGCATTTTCGATTATTCAGTTAGTGTTACAAATTTGAATAGTTGTGTAACTAATGATTCAATTTCTATAGAAGTAATAGGCGATTCTACATATTCACAAACCATAAATCTATCTACTGGTTGGAGTTTGTTTTCCACATATATATACCCCGATTACCCAAATATTAGTGATGTCCTTTCACTTATTGTAAACGACATTACTATTGTGAAAAACGAAAATGGTGGGGTTTACTGGCCTGTGTATGGAATAAATGTTATTGGTGATCTTACAATAGGAAAAGCCTATATTATTAAAATGCTTAACTCTAACACTTTGACAATTACAGGTACAGCCGCCATTCCTGAAGTTACACCTATTAATTTACAAGTAGGTTGGAGATATTTGGGATACTTGCGTCAAGCTCCTGCTTCAATTGTCATAATGCTTTCAAGCATAGACGGTACATTTGAAATTGTTAAAGATGATGTTGGAAATGTATATTGGCCTTTATATGGCATAAATGTAATTGGAAATCTTGAGCCCGGAAAAGGTTACCAAATCAAAATGAACACAACAACAAGCCTGACATATCCGGCAAATACAGCAAATTTCTCAAAATCAAGTATCCAAATTCTACAACCAAAACATTTCAAAGAAATCCAAAATACCGGCTCAAATATGACCCTTGGCATACCAAAAACAGCCTGGGAAACAGAACCTCTGATTGGCTCAGAAATAGGCATTTTCAGCGATTCCAAAAACTATCGGGAAGGAAAACTTGTAGGTTCATCAGTTTATACTGGAAAAAACCTCGCAATTTCAATTTGGGGCGATGATGGATATTCGCAGGAAATTGATGGCATGATAGGCAAGGAGAATTTTACTATTAAAATTTGGAATGGAAATTCAGTGGATGTGGTAGAAATTGAATCATGGCTTGAAGGCGATGAATTTTATAAAACCAATAAGATTTCAATTGTAGAGAAATTATCAATTGTCAATTATCAATTATCAATTATTAAGCTCTTTCAAAATGCCCCAAACCCATTTTATCAAACTACCAAAATTAGCTTTTATATACCTGAAAAGGCTTTTGTAGAAATTGAATTGTTTAACCTAATTGGTGAGAAAATTCAAACTGTAGATGCAAAAAATTATCCTGCTGGAAATCAATCGATTATTTTCGACAGGAAAAATCTTTCTTCTGGGGTATATTTTTATAAACTTACATCTAATGAATTTGCTGAAACAAAAATTATGAATATAGAATAATCAATAATTCACTTTCTAATCATGATCTTTGATCAGCTTCAAAACTTTGCTAAAGCTAATCCCTTGAATTTAAGACCTTACAGATTCGACAGCTATCGAATCTGTAAGGTCTTCTTTTATAATAATCTATAAATATTCATAAAGAAAAAAGTAATTGCTAATAAAAATAATTTGACCGAAAATTATAATAATATTATTTTCACAAATTTATTGAATTTACTGATTAAAAGCCATGAAAAAGAACAATATAGACAGCTTCATAGAGAAAACAGAGCAAAAAGGAGAACTCATTCGCATCAAAGAATTTGTTAGTCCGGAATTAGAAATTACAGAAATTACAGATAGAATCTCGAAACAAATCGATGGTGGGAAAGCACTTCTGTTTGAAAATACCGGGACTGATTTTCCTGTTCTTATCAACTCAATGGGTTCAATGAATAGAATTTGTTTGGCACTTGGCGTAGAAAATCTTGATGATATCGGCAAAGAAATTGAAGTTCTGTTCAAACAAATTTCCGAACCAAAACTTGGTATTATTGATAAACTCAAATTTTTACCAAAATTAGCACAACTTTCTTCATGGTTCCCTAAAAATATTTCAGGAAAAGGACAATGTCAGGAAGTTGTACAAGAAACTCCGGATTTATCAAAAATACCAATTTTGAAATGTTGGCCTGCCGATGGTGGAAAATTTATAACTTTGCCAATGGTTATTACAAAAGACCCAAATACCGGAATCA
Encoded proteins:
- a CDS encoding PKD domain-containing protein, whose protein sequence is MRKIAFVLAMITISVFTFAQVQECSNTIETKNLNKTITNNLFGVNTATNSIYFENFSDCNKSNSQYPAQIFHSDGGYSEERNVSALLDLENVNSNNNIKSGLQFFPKKPLYEVFTSSSNVFCLDANNIVDNIISTYPNQYTMIKYQMNWPGYGDPYYILAGDNRRIFYGVNGIPHMHANGDTSMHTATFTDLLFNYFSSQLSVMQIASNYSISGNLVSVGIDINSMADVIGTSKLHIAVVENTTTGNVGSNGETEFYNVCHAMLNTGNGLGVNLYAGVPYTYSHVFDMSNTNIEDMTDLSVIVFVQDIVTMEVLQSENSTGQAPNVVSVSFNVDMNNQLVFNPYYDTLYIAGDLSPISNWAEPGNDPSLILSHVGSGIYSLTLNLDSAQTISYKYFINSGWNSGEWAGNPNREVFINGDTTLNDNFGVYDLIADFEANNTSGIVPLVANFTDLSIGSPDSWYWDFGDGSISTDQNPSHIYILNGTYDVTLIVSNQLISDTIIKTNFITVCPQAYSVPYYEGFEDGGMIDACWLQETNDNFDWNANSGSTYSSQTGPTGAIEGLYYIYTESSSPVTNGDTAIIYSPNINLAGAQNPHLDFWYHMYGAGIDPDGRIILEISTNGGSTYTPLWTQIGNQGNTWYNAVINLSSFTGIINFKISGIVSSAIDFWQNDFAIDNFSVIDPLQRDLGVADIISPASIYADVLLSASQEVEITIKNFGTNAIQEYVDLKYQVGGVQITENVYINLLPFNTQNFTFSQLIDISSANTYNLSVEIDLTNDNSQSNNVLDKVVQVNHIGRPAFAQVYSNLKYSLFDLDNPEIEYFFGTYSGNDFIASGTWINNSWYGITYNSAELIRVEPFTEIVDTIGYTVANISGISYDYSTNTLFALSFDGLLYSIDIQTAQSSFIGTGNAGGFINLACDLNGDLYSLDLNDTLYNIDPQTGISTTIGHVGFDANYAQDMEFDHNSGELYMAAYNNSNLGAQLRLVDKTTGNTTLVGNFQNSSSHTAFAIPYSTSTLLSDFDASITLGDVPLLVSFTDLSTGNPTNWLWDFGDGNTSSNQNPVHVYQTPGIYDVTLIASSFFNSDTILKSNFIEVFDTLATPEPGWNFILTGINHSILVPASANITLNGNPVQVGDYLGVFYTDDNGELACGGYQIYEGINNAITAWGNDTQTAIKDGFTIGETFKWKVWSATDNIEYPAIATYMTGFMNQGEFVANGISGIESLTASYSQEIPLPIGWNIFSTNIVPFEATMDSLFADISVNVELVKNNIGQIFWPAWNVNQIGSNIVGQGYQVKMNNTDTLVVTGLIIIPELTPISLAAGWNMIAYLRQLPAPIEIMIQPIVSDIDLVKDNFGQIYWPIWYVNQIGDMLPGQGYQMRMFNANILTYPANTTSFSKSNIQIPLLYHFKNIQNTGSNMSLMIPNQVWDKEPEIGSEIGIFSQNGKLVGAGVYIGENLAISIWGNDELSDEIDGLIQNEKFIIRIWNNESQNSMEEDILEIETWLEGDEFYKTNKISIVKKLSTIQLPTFELFQNTPNPFSETTEISFYIPEEAFIEIELFNLLGEKILTVDANSYAAGNQSIVFDKKNLSSGVYFYRLKSENFSDTKIMILE
- a CDS encoding PKD domain-containing protein, with translation MKTNSLFLVLSFSLILLFTANEMSAQIYSTSNGGNWHNPQTWIGGTIPDGSNSVVITSVVSVDNTAFCNNLTVQPNGTLQNTGGSHTINVYGHASNSGIIQNYVNSLIMYVHGNITNSGVWSIHNTCLSGSADQTVGTYGGHIFTGANFTDNEVSSQVIADTDLVFDGTHIDLNFSNLILPAGYRISVSGSGVAFRDANIYGDNSILEMSAGTKIYFINGYNLIMQGTISIDDNNSHFHNYLINQGTIQNIGGSHSLSINGDFTNNGIVLNNVSFLTLYINGDIVNNGTWSNHSTILNGTSDQELSCLGTNYFSGSNFLDYEISSQIIGLSDLTFVGTNIDLDISTLVLNSGSTLSVTGSGITFRDAIVIGNNSVLEMSSGSQIQNIEISDITLQGILSIGDNDSHFYGTTISNATIQNTGGSHSLAIHGDFTNNGTILNAVSFLTIYIAGDIVNNGGWSNHSTVLNGTSTQNLTFSQGIVYTGANVSVNNLHTINALSDINFSGTNLDFNYNTLNLPANSRFTTTGDNLFMRDITIEGNYSELLMRGNHFQNATINNIVMRGLARVGDSNSSLNGKTVLLDTLDNHSSSHTLYINGDFENYGTIKNSVNYLTIHLNGDIVNHGFWDNYETRLTGQYWQEINFGPGIVFTGNNFINNNSSNDINVTSDIAFNNTNIDFNYANVTLPQNANISIEGNVYFRDGNLYANGAELYMTNGAQLANWNIYNIIISGVIQIGDSNIDFYTNAVNNGTIQNVGSSHSVNFHGSFTNNGNILNSVNFLSLFFQDDLINGGSIECHEVRISGYNDQHIRLIEDATINSNVNIYSNIAGYNYQWYVNGGVIPGASSGTLNINPLSSYNYGTLFCTTSTEVSRTITIQKAMQADFIANPASGSAPLTVNFTDNSISNFLITSWYWEFGDGSFSTSQNPTHIYTSPGYYTVILTISDSYVQNTEIKDKFIYVCTTPNVDFIFSDICFQDSTIFTDLSTSVNHFDSNIVQYASSVIDFSTEWDPIICGSQQILGQADVYPVYGDHEEAWTNSTPNGQREFIELGFAQAMPINAVWIYETLYPGTVDTVYVKNPNSGLWEIVWSGTASMQAQEARIFEVEFPVTAFDVSEIRIATNPFVTPYWSEIDAVAIVSLVGQFPYETVSYEWDIENDGIVHYTNAGDIKHLFATEGWHQVSLTVTNDGLCEDEIVKDVYISNPVVELGPDTTVCAGETVILDAGSGFESYFWSTGETTQSISVTPFISTNKMVEVTDSYGCIAFDYRVIYVNQLPSVSFSGLAANYCEDHQAVTLIGNPAGGVFSGSGILGNNFNPSLASVGIHDISYSYTNLNGCKNSEIQTTEVFALPIIFIGNDTNISTIETMLFDAGANFDEYLWSDGSTTQTIIIDGSILGAGIFDYSVSVTNLNSCVTNDSISIEVIGDSTYSQTINLSTGWSLFSTYIYPDYPNISDVLSLIVNDITIVKNENGGVYWPVYGINVIGDLTIGKAYIIKMLNSNTLTITGTAAIPEVTPINLQVGWRYLGYLRQAPASIVIMLSSIDGTFEIVKDDVGNVYWPLYGINVIGNLEPGKGYQIKMNTTTSLTYPANTANFSKSSIQILQPKHFKEIQNTGSNMTLGIPKTAWETEPLIGSEIGIFSDSKNYREGKLVGSSVYTGKNLAISIWGDDGYSQEIDGMIGKENFTIKIWNGNSVDVVEIESWLEGDEFYKTNKISIVEKLSIVNYQLSIIKLFQNAPNPFYQTTKISFYIPEKAFVEIELFNLIGEKIQTVDAKNYPAGNQSIIFDRKNLSSGVYFYKLTSNEFAETKIMNIE